GACCGCTCTCATCATTCTTTGCAGCTCCCTCTCTCATGTACTTACAGCCTAAATCTATCAACTCTGAAGAATACGGAAAAGTATCCTTATCTTGTGGCATTATGACCCCATGTTAAACCTCCTTATCTACTGCCTATGAAATGAGGAAGCAAAAGAAGCTCTACAATCAATAAGGAATAAGTCCTTCTTGCTTGGGCATAAACTAATTACACTGAGTGCCAAGCATATCCAAGTCGTGAGTATTCTGCTGCAGTTTCTGATATGACATTGGCCatagcaagtcacatggccaactCAGATTTAAGGACTCAGAGGAATTGACTCCATCATTTAGTGAAAGGATCTGACACATCACCTTGAAATGATGAGACTGCATTGAAGGAAAGAATTTGTGGTCATTTTTACAACCTACTCAACTGGTTACTGCCTGGAGTAATTACTTTTTAtacaatatgatatcacttgcatgtggaatctaaatacaACAggaatgaacatatctatgaaatagaaacagactcacagacatagagaacagatatgATTGCCAAGGGGAAGGAATTGTAGAGAGGTgtgggttgggagtttgggagatgaaaattattaatatatatagaatggatggaCAACATggtcctactggatagcacacagaactctgtTCACTATCCAGTGattaaatcataatggaaaagaatataaatacatataatttaatcACTTCTGCTGTATACTAGAAACTAATAgagcatacagttcagttcagttgctcagtcatgtctgactctttgcaaccccatggactgcagcatgccaggcttccctggccttcaccaactcctggagcttgctcaaactcatgtccattgagtcaatgatgccatccagccatctcatccttgtcgtccccttctcctcctgccttcaatctttcccagcatcagggtcttttccaatgagtcagttcttcacatcaggtgaccaaagtattgaagtttcagcttcagcatcattccttccaatgaaggacTGATTCTAATCAAGTCCTtccaatacaacattataaaccaactatattttaataacactttaaaaatatatgtatatttttgctgATCAATTCTTTCATActgccataggtatatatatatatatatatatatatatatatatatatatatatatgagaagaaCTTAAATTTAATCTCTGTAGATCAATGATAATTTGCAGTTTGATCATTATTGTGACAACAGTACCTAATAGTGCAGGAATATATTAGGTGTCTGTGAAATGTTTACTAAAAGAATGAACAGACAATGCACAAAAAAACCTAACTATGGTCAGTGCAATGAGAAAGAATGCTAGCTACAGTGCAGAACAGCTAATTGTTCTTGTAACATATCATAAGGGCTTCAGGGATCCAGCACCTGTCTCTAAGACATTGTGATCAAGGCTCAATTGTTCAACCAAAATTGGAAATCAAGAGTTAGCAAAGATGCCTAACTTTATAGAAAATTTTAGTCTAGACCAAGATGGAATAATATACAGTGTCACACATAAAAGTTTTGATCAAGAATGACCTGGAGAAGATACCTACAGAACTTAAAGAATCTATGCACCATTCCTTACATGTATTCAGTAGCTGGGGCAAAATATACTTATTCTCCTATCCACTGTCCATTTTCCTCTTATTCCTACCTAAAAAGAACCCATATAGAAGGTAATGCATCCAGTAAATATTCTACTGTCCATTTTCTACTGTAGCTAGAATGGTATGTGTTTTAGTTAGCATTCCTGAGATATGGCCTTGGGTAAAGGTAATATATGTGGGGGTGTGTGATGAAGAATTAACCTTACCTGCGGAAAGGTCTGACATTAGGATTCACCTTACAGGAGGTCAACTCAAAGTCCCTGAAATGCCTTCCCTAGAAGCATCTTTGTTTGCCTGGAGGTTTTGAACACTGGACAGTCGTAACAACGTGATATGTGATGGGAGCTTGGGATGTGCCCTAATGGCTCCAACATGGAGAAGAACTGGAGACTAAAGTTATTACCCTGAAACTCCAAGAGTGATGGGGAAATAGGGGTCAGCCACATGAGCAATGACACAAAGCCCAGAAAGGAGCTGTGCACACCAGAGGCTCAGGTGAGCTGCCGGGCTGGCCACACTCCATGTGTATTGCCACACGTTGACACCCAGAGGGGTGATGCATCCCTAAGGATAATGGGAGCTACATGTTTGCAACTCTGACAGACTTTGCCCTCTATGTATCTTCTTTTGGCTGGTTATTATTTGTATCCTTTTGCTGTAGTAATACTGTAATTATATGTACAGTGAATTCCAGATGTGTTAGTTCAGGCTGTACTGAAATTTACATAGACCGAGTAGCtcctaaacaacagaaacttacttgtagcagttctggagactagaagtctgaGATAGAGTGCCAGCAAGGTTGGAGTCTGGTGAGAGCCCTCTCCTGGGTTGCAGAAAGCCGACCTTGTGTCTTCATAGAGTGGGAAAAGAACTGGAGAACTCTCTGGGGTCTCCTTTAAGGGTGATAGACCTCTTCATTTGGTCCGCATCTTCATGACTTACCTACATTCAAAAGGCCCAATCTCCTAAACCTATCACCCTGGGGTTAAGGCTTCAAAATAGAATTTGGCAGCTGAGAATGAAAATTCAGTCCATGACATTGAGTCGTTCTAGTGAATTAGCAAAACAGAGGATGACTGTGGAGACCCCTAATATGTAGCCAGCTACAAATAGATTTtagtttcctgggctccaaaatcactgtggaaggtgactgcagccatgaaattaaaagatacttgccccttggaagaaaagctatgacaaacctaaacagcatattaaaaagcagagacatcactttgccaacaaaggtctgtctcgtcaaagtTAACATTTTTCCAGTAgacgtgtacagatgtgagagttgggctataaagaagttTGAGGgtttaagaattgatgcttttgaactgtggtgttggataagacccttgagaatcccttggagtgcaaggagatcagaccagtcagtcctaaaggaaatcaaccctgaatattcattggaaggactgatgctgaagctgaagctccatactttgccaccctgatgggaagagcaaactcactggaaaagaccctgatattgggaaagattgagggcaggaggagaagggggtgacagaggatgagatggttggatagcatcaccgactcaatggacatgagtttgagcaaaatctgaaAGACAGTTAAGGACAGAGCGGTCTGGTGTGCTGgtgtccagggagtcacaaaggatcagacatgacttagtgactaaacagcagtgAGTGAGAGTGGCTCTGAGGACCCTTGACCTGTCGGCCATTGTCTGAACTGACAGCCGTCCTACAGGGACAGTTCCCTCCTACTATGCAGTGTACTAAACTTTTGGGAGAGAACTGTCCAAGCAGCACAGGGAGAGAGCAAGAAGAATAATATATAGAAGGACCAAAGCACGGAAAGGATGAATATATCAGCTGTCTGACACCCAGGAAACTGCAACTCAGTGACACGAGGGATTTTACTAAACTATGTAACACGTCCCAGACACCTGTCCCTCTGGAAAACAAGAGCGTGAGccagttattcccttctcctcccccacagCTTGATGGTCACTCAATGTCTTCCATGGCGTATGAGATATTCCTGAGGCAGGGAAGCAGGGATATACCTTAGGAAACCTGCCACTAGTAACACCGGCAGAGCTGTTGACCACAGGTGCACTGAAATTGAGTAATGGAGGACATGTGGTGCAGGACCCAGAGTCAGAGCTCTGTGAGATGTACGCAGAAGTCTGCTGGACCTGGGGAAAGCTTTTGTCTTCCTGACCAAGAGCGTGTATGCAGTTGTCACCCTGCCCTCCAGGATCCTTTTTCCTGATTTGAGAAGTGTAGTGCCTAGCGTTAGAGCAGACAGGTTAGACTGTGAGGCAACCAGCATGTGGAAGGGACTGAGAAAATCACAAAATGAACCTTGACTCCCAAACTATTACTATGAAGGAAAAATGAGTCTTTTTTGCAAAAgtaacagccaaaaataagttgGATTTTGGTCTACTCAAAATGAGGAATATTGAATGTCAGTTCACCAGCCTTTGCCAATCATTTCCCTTCAACAAGAAGTTACAGACTCATTGAATCTAGCTTTCTCCTTTCACTGATTAAAGATGTAACCCTAGCAGCCTGATAGCCAAGGACTACTCAAAATCTCTTATTCCACAGATTGTTAACTGAAGCATTCTCATGGTACAAAGTGTAAccgaaagaaagagaagagtgtcTTTATCCAGGGCtcgttttaaaatgtaaacattattagaaaaaaagagatcagagtcagtttttccttcaaattaaaaaaaaatggtcaaagTGGTAATAcaaaaaatgtattcaaatagTAGTAACTCTGTCTGATTATAAATTTATATCAGTTTGGGCTTTCTTCTGATTTTGGTGATGAGACCAGTTTTCTAGAAGTGAACGCATATTCTTAGGCATAATAAAAATTGTTCAACCTGactcataataaaaaaattttaaaggaattgtTCTGTAACAGGACAACACACAGACAAAGAAAAGTCCCCAGTGACAGTAACATGATTAAATGTATCTTCTCTAGAGAAAGCTTGAATGTTCTTCAGCAGAAATGACTACTGAACATTGTTTATTCTAATTCCATTACAGCCCCTGGAAGCTCAGGTTCTCAAGGGAGCAAGTGTTGATCCCTTAGGCTTAAGCTTTAAACTCCCCAGTTAGAAGGAGGCACACAGAGACATTGGTGGGCAAACAGCCTGTACCAGTTGCAGAACGAGAATCTGGATGAAACTCTCATGTAAGTAGATCAGAGCACAGCCCATCTTTCAAACAGTCATGTATCATCCCAGTATGTGCTGGAAATGGTGGAACAAAAGGGTCAAAGTTCTAGTAAGTTTCACCCTGAGACCTAGAATAAAGGTTTCATCCCTGATGACACAGTGGAATTGGAGTAAGGGATCTTTGAACTGGGCTGAGCATTGCCCGAGGATATGAATGAACAATTGAGTGAaagatttaatgaatgaatgtatgattAGTAGTCAGCAGTACATGACTTTAGTGTGTTATTTGCATGTGTTATGACCAGTTTTGAGTGCCCATTCAATGGCTGGCCCTGTGCTGGAGAGTTTATATAAACCACATCACTTTAAGTCACATTCACCAtataaaacaaagttattttaaaatgaaaaagtgctGAAGTTTAAAGGCCTCCTCTATCTACTCCCACACCCAAGGATAACAATTAAAAGTTTGGCATGAATCCTTCCAGAGCCTCTTCATggataaatacagaaaattagCTAAAGGAGGGTAAgttcaaaacaaaaaagtattattttaagaGAGTCCAGATTTACATACTATTCTGCAACTTGGTTTGTTCATTTGGCATTCTGATATGAACACTTTTCCATAAGGGTATGTATTTATCTCATGCTTGTTGGACTTATATATtgattcatgaaagaaaaattgaaagtgttagtcgttctgtcgtgtctgattctttgtgactttatggactgtagcctgcctggctccttgtTCATgcaattctgcaggcaagaatactggagtgggttgccatgcccttctccaggagatcttcccaacccaaggactgaacctgggtgtcctgcattgcagacagattctttactgtctgagccacaggggaaacccACGATTCATGGTATGAATCTATTCTGATTTATTTAACTCTGTTTCCAAACTTTTGCTGCTGTACATGGTGTTGCAATGAGTCTCATACCTTATAAGTAATTCTGTGATCCcaattttatataaagtaaaacTGAGGCTGAGGGGTAGACTTACATCATTTTTCTCTGTGAGGTTGTAGGACTAGAGTTCAAACTCAGGTCCTTTCTACTGCATAGTCCTGAATACAAATGAAGCTGCAAAGCAGCAGGTCTCAGAATAGGTTAAGCATGTTCAGAAACTTAGgttcttgtgtgtatgtgtgtgtgtgtgtgtgtgcctttgtaCTGATTTTTACATAACTTGGAAAATGTCATGGCATACATTTCATTTGAATTCTAAATAATTAACACAGCAAGTGTCATTATCTCATCAAGATTCTAGTTAAGTGGACTTATGATCAATGTTTGCTTCCTCTGACAAGCGCTTTCACCTACCGGATGGAAGCCTCCGTGACAGTGCTGCATTTAATTTATTTCACAGTAAATTTACCTGAGGAGGCAACTCACATACTTACTGGCCTTTAGCTCTCACTCAGTTGAAAGGAGAGAATTGTTTCTTGTTCCTTCACTGCAGAGTTATCCCACTGTGTTCATTTCTCAAGATGTTTGAAAGAGCCAGATTGTCAACATCAGTCATGGGGTTTGGTTTGATACACTCCATCCCCACCACTAAAGGCACCTTCTTATCCCAAACTGACCATCGCATCTGTGGAGGCACAGCTCTGTCTGGAGTTACTGACCCCAGAGGAAGGAGCCCTCTACTGATGTATGGGGATGTGGGGGTTTTGTGAGGAACTTCTGTCATTGCACAATATTTAAGGTgcataaaagtatatttaaaataatataacaagcattcatgtcagttcagttcagttcagtcgctcagttgtgtccaactctttgcgaccccatggactgcagcacgccaggcctccctgttcatcgccaactcccagagtttactcaaactcaagtccattgagtcggtgatgccatccaaccacctcatcctctgtcgtccccttctcctcctgccttcaatctttcccagcatcagggttttttcaaatgagttattCATGTAGCCACCATCTAAGTTTGGCAACTTGCTTTTTATTACTCACTTTTCCATTTCAGAAATACATCTACATAAATGTCACAGCACCAGTTTACTGAATTCTCACtggtttattaatattattttttaaaataatattaataaaagttttatttttcctgagttcaagaatgctgctatgaacattcttctgtgtatgcattcatatgtacacatatttacAAGTCTAGTGTGCCTATATATCTTTGTTTATGTGGTCATTAATTTGTCTAGAATgtgtactttgtgtgtgtgtgtgagttaagttttatttgaggcaAAATAAGGGCTTCAGTCCTGGAGACAGCACCTTAGATAGTTCTGAGaagctgctccaaagaggtagtgggggaagCTCAATATATATGTTTTTGGTGAAGGAGGAGTTCACCACAATCAAGAACTTACTTTATAAGAGGTTTTCTGCTTGTCATGAGGAACTGATGTCATCacgaagggatttagtgctttcctAGATATATGGAGATGCAAGGATTCAGACATGAAATcggttcctgaaaatatctatctgccTAAAGACCTGTCCTACCagttttcctggagcacagaATGCCTGagtctccaccctgaactcccttctGGGCACATccaaggtcaacagctgcaggaGCACAGGATTCAATCTGCGGAAATTgtggaggcagatggcaaatgcccttggcagTGCCAGTCTGTAGTTGATAGGTGCTGGGAGGCACAGTGCTAAATAGCCTTGAAGGAGAAAGTCCATCAGAAAATGGCGAAGGGACAGAAGTACCCAGGCATtgtactgattgctgaagaacatttcctgcctttggctaTGCTCGGCGCCTAGATTTAACAATTAAACATTAAAGACGTTGCTTCAGAAAATGGGTCGTGGATAAATACATGGGTCGTTAAGAATGCGCTGTTCCTTGAAGtatcttttactgattatatCCTAGCCTTGTCCATGTTCTGCTGGCTGTATGCTCTAAGCTGTTTATTCCTGGctcctataaaaaggcttgactgcagaaataaacttgtcagaccttgcagagactgtccaagtgtTGTTCTTTCAGGTTTGCCGTTTCCAAGTCCTGGAGACATATCTCCAACAATAGGTTCTCCAAATGGTCATAAATTCAACTGTACTTTGggaggcatttcatgaccattccATGCACACTGCTAAGGCTCTTTCCTAGTTCCAGAGAAGATTTTGCTGATAGACCATTCAGTGTGCTATTACTGGACTCAGTCTTATAATTAAAGATCTCTGGACACCTGTCTTCTATGGTCCAGGAAAACATTCCCTCTTATTGCATCTTCCCATAACTAGAGTGACACCGTTACAATCATTGATCATATACAGAACTATGTATTGATCAACTGCGGCAAGCTGCCTAGtcattattttcattggaggctcAGTTACATATTTGGTGTAAAGTATGTACTaataacggagaaggcgatggcaccccactccagtactcttgcctggaaaatcccatggacagaggagcctggaaggctgtagtccatggggtcgagaagagtcggacacgactgagcgacttcactttcactatcatgcattggagaaggaaatggcagcccactccagtgttcttgcctggagaatcccagagacagcagagcctggtgggctgccgtctatggggttgcatagagtcggacacaactgaagcgacttaaatGGAAATTATGGACCAAAGGGAGGTATGTgtttaatttcattaatatttccAAACTTGTCTCCAATGTGGCTATCCTAATTTGCCTTCACATCAGAAATATGTGAGTCTACATTCTCACCTAAACTTTGCATTTTAGACTGAGAAGTGTAGAATTCTATTTCAAGGCAGTACTAATATACACATATCTGATTACTGGTGAGTTGTTATATGTGACATTTTCCTATTTGCCATATAAGTTTCCCTTCTACAATTGTCCCGATTATTTCATTTGTGAATTTTTCCCATGGGGCAATTTATAGAAATTACTTACACTGGATACTAATTCTTTGATATTTGTATGTGTTTcaaataaatttacataaataaatattagaattaaTCGTTTCAAAAATGTTTGGTAGAAGTTACCTGTAATATACTGGGTCTATTATctgtaaatgtttaataaaagtcAAATCacataatgcttttaaaatatttaaatattttgcacatacacacagagtgaGACACACAGTGACTACTATTACTCTATCCTGTTTTCCTgctgcctctttaaaaaaaataaatactgagaaaacaagaataagatttatcaaattatatatatgatataaaatgtGATGTGCCATAAACACCATATGCCAGCAACCTAAAATGAAAAAGGTTTTATTATCGCATTTTACTATCCTGGGGAAATGAACTGGGAAATTAAGTTTACTCTTCAAACGAACAAGCATAAGGCAAATAAATGAAgacttgttattttaaatttaagaatttctgttttctaaaggataagaaaaattaatagatgatagaatgtgagaaaatttttcaggcaaaaactGATAAGGTATTCAAATCTTAGATAAACAAAGAACATATAAAATCAATCAATAGAAggatttataaataatataaataggcAATTTACAAAACAATAGAAACCCCCTAGTCTAAGAAGAATAATAGACAATAATCACATTTTTGTAATTAAAggggataaatgaataaaaatgaggcAACACTTTATACCTATTTTCCTGGcagaaaaatattaggaaaataacAAATTTTCACTAGGAAGTGAGGACATGGGAATCCCCATGCATGAATAGTATGACTGTACATCGGGATATCCATTATGGAAAGTGATCTGAAAAACTTTGATTAAGTTAAATATGAGTATGCCTGCAGATCAAAAATTTTTTCTCTAGGAATACATCCTACAAAAATTTCACTCTGGGTTATTTGGAGTGGAGACAAGTGGTAGGCAGTCTGCTATCCATCACTAGGAAAGCACACCAGTAAATTAGGATGCACGGACACCACGGAGCAGTGCTACTCAGTGTGTGATCCACGGACCAGCACCCATCCTTGGACTCTCTGTCTCTAGTCTGTGATGGGGCAACTACTGAAAGTGAGATCGGGTGCTTAAACGATCACAAAATGTTCACAATGATGAGAACTTTTCGTTGTTTTTTACAAAAGTAAAGGATCACAACAGATTggaaattttataaagaaataaatcctTTACCAACCATAAATGCTGTGATAGACACTTCCATAAGGAACTCTACAATTTCATTGAGACCATCATAGTAGAGAAGAGCTgctaaggaaaggaaaaggataaaaggaaaaatacaaagatgAGTGTAAACAAGATCATATAGAATTCTATGGATTTCAAATACAATGATTAGTAATTAAACCAATTAGAATTTCTAATTAAAGTATATGAGCATGCTTGCAtgcccagttgcttcagtcgcatctatttgtgacccatggactgtagcccaccaggctcctctgtccatgggattctccagacaatactggagttggttgctatgctctccttcaggggagttgaacccatgtctcctgtgtctcctgcattgcaggcagattctttacgcaCTGAGCAAGCTGGGATGCCCAATTAAAGTATAGGGagcataaaagaaagaataattagAGTATTTCTTTATGTATATCTCATTTGTTCCTGGATTGATGTACTTATGAAATACCCATCACTCTGCACTTTGAGAACACAGATGCTCTTTGATCCACAACAACATCCCCAAACTAAAAATATCTCAGTCAAATATCAAGGTTCAACCTTTAAATATCTAAGTCAATTATGTCATGGAAATTATTCTCTGACCCTACTGTGAAGTTATATATTGTACTATTTCCAGTTCTAGAATTTAAGAATCACAATAGTCAGctttctctgctctttctttGCAACTTTTCAGCTGATAATCATTACAAGCCATGCGACAAAACAATGGCACTGAAGTAACTGAATTCATTCTCCTGGGATTCACTGGTCAACACAAGTCTTGGCATGTCCTCTTCATAGTATTTCTAGTGATCTATGTGGTTGCCTTGGTGGGTAACATTGGCATGATACTACTCATCAAGACTGACTCTTCCcttcacacccccatgtactttttcctccaAAACTTGGCTTTTGTTGATCTCTGTTATGCCACTGCTATCACTCCCAAGATGTTACGTAATTTGATGAGCACTGAAAATTCCATCTCATTCTTCAGATGTATGGTGCAGTTGCTAGTCTATGGCACCTTTGTAACAAGTGATTGCTACATCCTGGGGGCTATGGCAGTGGACCAttatgtggccatctgtaaccCACTTCGCTATGGAACTGTCATGTCCCAGAGAGTCTGCAGTCAACTCTTAACTGCTTCATACTTCATGGGTTTCCTGAATGCTTCTGTCAATGTAGGCTTTACTTTCTCACTGAAGTTTTGCAAATCCAATAAAATTAACCACTTTTTCTGTGATGAACCCCCAATTCTGGCCCTCTCATGCTCCGATATTTACTTCAGCATCATGGTACTAGCAGCCTTTGTGGGGTTTAACTTGACATTCACTATATTGGTCATCATCTTTTCCTACATGTTTATCTTGTCTGCCATCCTGAAGATCTCTTCTGCTGCAGGGAGGAaaaaagccttctccacctgtgcctcccacctGACAGCTGTCACCATTTTCTATGGAACACTCTCTTATATGTATGTGCATCATGGTACCATAGAGTCTCAAGAGCAAGAAAAAATGGCTTCCATTTTTTATGGGATTGTGATTCCCATGTTAAACCCTATCATCTACAGTCTGAGAAACCAAGATGTAAGAGAAGCCCTAAAAGGGATTGGAAAAAAGTGTTCCTAGACTGAACATCAATTACTAACTCAGTATGATTCAACAAGCAAGGAACAATTCTCTCATTTTTCAACAGCAGAAGGTGTTTCAAATATTTGTGAGttccaagtgaagtgaaagtcacttagtcgtgctgactctttgcaatcccagactatacagtccatagaattctccaggtcagaatactggagtaggtagccatttctttctccagggatcttcccaacccagg
Above is a genomic segment from Bos javanicus breed banteng chromosome 15, ARS-OSU_banteng_1.0, whole genome shotgun sequence containing:
- the LOC133261117 gene encoding putative olfactory receptor 5AK3, with translation MRQNNGTEVTEFILLGFTGQHKSWHVLFIVFLVIYVVALVGNIGMILLIKTDSSLHTPMYFFLQNLAFVDLCYATAITPKMLRNLMSTENSISFFRCMVQLLVYGTFVTSDCYILGAMAVDHYVAICNPLRYGTVMSQRVCSQLLTASYFMGFLNASVNVGFTFSLKFCKSNKINHFFCDEPPILALSCSDIYFSIMVLAAFVGFNLTFTILVIIFSYMFILSAILKISSAAGRKKAFSTCASHLTAVTIFYGTLSYMYVHHGTIESQEQEKMASIFYGIVIPMLNPIIYSLRNQDVREALKGIGKKCS